GAAAAGTCCGGAGAAAATGCAAATAGTAATACTTATGGCCATCGTAATACTGCTTCCAAAATGCTGGATTGCCCAGGCCGAGGGCGCTCAAATCCTTCGAGTGCTGCCCAAAGGAAAGTTTTCGTGGATCAACAAGAGTTTGGACGAGCTTTTGAGCCAGAGTCCAGTCTCCGCCGTTGTCTACTTCAGTCAATCCAAATTGATAGACGAGGAGAATGGCGGCGCTTTGATGGCCGATTTTCTCAATTCCCTAACTAATTTCCCCCGTCTCTTGGACGTTTTCCTAATCAACTGCAAAAGGCCGATAAACAAGAAAGACTGTGCAAACTATGAGTTTAAGGAGCCCGGTCTTCGTTTCTATCCCAGCAAATTTAAGCGCATTGATGAGAGGAACAACAATAGACCAACTTATAAAGGGATTGAAATCCAAAAAGAATCTTCTCGTAAAATGCAAAATTCTGTTTTGAAAGCTCTGGTTTCGATTAAGCTGAAGTCCCCTggagctccaaatttcgagcCCATTCTCAGCACGGATACTGTAGCATCGCTCTGGAGGAAGGCGGCTTGCAAATGCATCACCAGCATCGTTTTGGCCGATCAATCCGAAAGAGGGTCGACTGTGGGCCGAGATACATTGCTGGCCCTGCTGAAAAGGGAGAAAATAATGGTGCGCATCGTGGACAATGCCACTTTCTTCGGCAATTTTGGCCTCAGATTCTTGAGAAAGGATCATAAACTGGCCATTATCCCTCGGTCGAGACGGGCCATTAAACTGTATCCGAAGAGTGCCAGTGGAACATCATTTGCAAGTGCTGTTATTACATTCTTGAATGAATATGTTTAAGTTtatgtgtttcattttccACACTGGGGGTATCCATAAAATCTAAAGACTTATAAAAGGGGATAGCATACCTATcagaaacaaaaattcaaaagaatCAAACGGATCGAAGAATAGAACCTCTTAGATATTTTTCT
This portion of the Drosophila takahashii strain IR98-3 E-12201 chromosome 3R, DtakHiC1v2, whole genome shotgun sequence genome encodes:
- the LOC138913312 gene encoding uncharacterized protein, giving the protein MKSPEKMQIVILMAIVILLPKCWIAQAEGAQILRVLPKGKFSWINKSLDELLSQSPVSAVVYFSQSKLIDEENGGALMADFLNSLTNFPRLLDVFLINCKRPINKKDCANYEFKEPGLRFYPSKFKRIDERNNNRPTYKGIEIQKESSRKMQNSVLKALVSIKLKSPGAPNFEPILSTDTVASLWRKAACKCITSIVLADQSERGSTVGRDTLLALLKREKIMVRIVDNATFFGNFGLRFLRKDHKLAIIPRSRRAIKLYPKSASGTSFASAVITFLNEYV